A single Capricornis sumatraensis isolate serow.1 chromosome 20, serow.2, whole genome shotgun sequence DNA region contains:
- the KASH5 gene encoding LOW QUALITY PROTEIN: protein KASH5 (The sequence of the model RefSeq protein was modified relative to this genomic sequence to represent the inferred CDS: substituted 1 base at 1 genomic stop codon) has product MDMPEDQAGGSTAKMYLWDQAEDGSLGTLLSLEEQILNSTFEACDPQRTGTVAVTHLLAYLEAVTGQGPQDARLQTLACSLDPNGEGPQATVDLDTFLVVMRDWITACQLDGGLELEEETAFEGALTSQQLPSGRPEVEDPANLESFGGEDPRPELPATADLLSSLEDLELSNRRLAGENAKLQRSVETAEEGSARLGEEISALRKQLRSTQQALQFARGVDEELEDLKTLAKSLEEQNRSLLAQARHTEKEQQRLVAEMETLQEENGKLLAERDGVKRRSEELASEKDILKRQLYEYEHLICQRDAILSERIRHAESLTKTLEEYRATTQELRLEISHLEEQLSQTQEGLDELSEGAQVRRADCTNLLPPSLGVEIQATQQKKEETPVDFSSPLCGVWPWEEVVSEADGEDELPPETPSGGQRNSQEESAQPQEGREEPSTRXGDWLPRREEEDEAEIQVMVDLPIHPEDSHPGDILGNPPESPSEPELQQALVPVVKELVPVRRPVWGQLCLCPLRLQVSRHLLIPAPLLGLLLLLLSVLLLGQSPPPTWPHLQLCYLQPPPV; this is encoded by the exons GCACTGTGGCTGTGACCCATCTGCTAGCCTACCTGGAGGCCGTGACTGGACAGGGTCCCCAGGATGCTCGCCTCCAAACACTGGCCTGCAGCCTGGACCCCAATGGGGAGGGCCCTCAGGCCACCGTGGACTTGGACACCTTCCTGGTGGTCATGCGGGACTGGATCACTGCCTGTCAGCTGGATGG GGGATTAGAGCTGGAAGAGGAGACGGCCTTCGAGGGAGCCCTGACCTCCCAGCAACTGCCATCTG GACGCCCAGAAGTTGAGGATCCGGCCAATCTGGAGAGCTTTGGAGGCGAAGACCCCAGACCTGAGTT gcCCGCCACCGCCGACCTGCTGAGCAGCCTGGAGGACTTGGAGCTCAGCAACCGCCGGCTGGCTGGGGAGAATGCCAAACTGCAGCGCAGTGTGGAGACAGCCGAGGAGGGGTCCGCACGCCTCGGGGAGGAGATCTCAGCCCTGCGCAAGCAGCTCCGCAG tACCCAGCAGGCTCTGCAGTTTGCCAGGGGCGTGGATGAGGAGCTGGAGGACCTGAAGACTCTGGCCAAGAGCCTGGAGGAACAGAACCGCAGCCTTCTGGCCCAGGCCCGGCACACG GAGAAGGAGCAGCAGCGTCTGGTGGCCGAGATGGAGACTCTGCAGGAAGAG AATGGGAAGCTCCTGGCTGAGCGGGATGGAGTGAAGAGGAGGAGTGAGGAGCTGGCCTCGGAGAAGGACATCTTGAAG CGGCAGCTCTACGAGTATGAACACCTCATTTGCCAGCGAGACGCCATCCTCTCCGAG CGCATTCGCCACGCAGAGAGCCTGACCAAGACCTTGGAGGAGTACAGAGCCACAACCCAG GAACTGAGGCTGGAAATCTCCCACCTGGAGGAGCAGCTGAGTCAGACCCAGGAGGGGCTGGATGA GTTATCCGAAGGGGCCCAGGTGAGGAGAGCAGACTGCACCAACCTGCTGCCACCGTCGCTGGGTGTGGAGATCCAGGCCACTCAGCAG AAAAAAGAGGAGACACCCGTCGATTTCTCCAGCCCACTCTGTGGAGTGTGGCCGTGGGAGGAGGTGGTCAGTGAGGCGGATGGGGAGGATGAGCTTCCTCCTGAAACCCCCTCGGGGGGGCAG AGAAACTCGCAGGAAGAGTCAGCGCAGcctcaggaaggaagggaggagccaTCCACGAGGTAAGGAGATTG GTTGCccagaagagaggaagaggacGAAGCGGAGATCCAGGTCATG GTGGACCTCCCCATCCATCCAGAAGACTCACACCCTGGAGACATCCTCGGAAACCCTCCTGAGAG CCCCTCAGAACCAGAGCTGCAGCAAGCCCTGGTGCCTGTGGTGAAGGAACTGGTCCCAGTCAGGAGGCCAGTCTGGGGCCAGCTCTGCCTGTGCCCTCTGCGCCTCCA GGTCAGCCGGCACCTCCTGATCCCGGCGCCGCTcctgggcctgctgctgctgctgctctccgTCCTGCTGCTGGGCCAGTCCCCGCCCCCCACATGGccccacctccagctctgctACCTCCAGCCTCCTCCAGTGTGA